In Longimicrobium sp., the genomic window CGGGTGCTTGACGCCCGAGAAGTTCGACTGCGCGGGGAAGGCGAAGAGGTTGGGCCTGGTACAGTCCGGGCAGGTCAGGTGCGCCTCCAGGTCGTCCACCCGCAGGTCGCGCCCCAGGGGCACGTAGCGCACCTCGGCGCCGCGGGCGGCCGCGTACTCGCGGATCCCGTTCACCGAGTTGTGGTTGTCGGCCGTGAGCAGGAACTGCACGCCCTCCTCCCACGGGTACGCCTCGGCCACCAGCTTGAGCGCGCCGCTGGCGTTCAGGGTGAAGGCGACCTCGTACGCCTCGGGGTCGGCGTTGAAGAAGCGCAGCACCTTCGCCCGCGCCTCCTCCACCTTGCGCGTGGCGGCCTGCGAGGTGGGGTTGCGCGAGTGCGGGTTGCCCAGGATGCTCCGGCACAGGTAGTCGGAGTGCGCGCGCACCTGGCTCTCGGCGTAGAGGCCCGCGCCGGTGTAGTCCAGGTACACGTGCCCCTGCGTGTCCAGCCGGCTGAACTCGCGCCGCCGCAGCTCGGCGAAGGTGTCGGTCATCTCGCTCTCCCCGTCGCTCCCGAAAGCGCCGCAACTCCGCGCCCGAGTGGCCCTTGCAGCGCACGGAAGCTACCTGCCGCAGCCCTCGCGGGCAAGGCTGCACCTCTGGTCGGCGAACCGGATGCAGATGCACGAGGCTCTCTTCTCTGGCTGGAAATTCCCCACTTCATGGTTGATTTTCAACCACCGTATGGTTAATTTGCATGGACCAGGAGGAAGAATTCCATGTATCCGCGTCACCTCGAAAGCTGCCTTCGTGAAGCGCTCTCCGACACACCGGTGGTGCTCCTGAACGGAGCGCGGCAGGTGGGGAAGAGCACGCTCGTGCAGTCGCTCGACTCCGACGCGTTTTCCGCGCGCTACCTGACGCTGGACGACGCGTCGGTCCTCTCCGCCGCCCGGACGGCGACGGAGGACTTCGTGGCGGGGCTCGACGGGTCCACGATCCTGGACGAGGTGCAGCGCGCGCCCGAGCTGTTCGTGGCGCTCAAGGCGGCGGTGGACCGCGAGCGGCGTGCCGGACGCTTCCTGCTCACGGGCTCGGCCGACGTGCTGATGCTGCCGCGGGTCTCCGAGTCGCTCGCCGGACGGATGGAGGTGCTCACCCTGTGGCCGCTGTCGCAGGGGGAGATCGAGGGAGCGCGCGAGGGGTTCGTGGACGCCCTGTTCTCCGGCGGGGCGCTCACGCTCCCGGCCGACGCGGCCATCGGACGTGACGAGCTGGCGCGCCGCGTGGTCTCGGGCGGGTATCCGGAGGTGCTGGCCCGCGACGCCGCGCGGCGCCGGCGCGCGTGGTTCGGCTCGTACATCACCACCATCCTCCAGCGCGACGTCCGCGACATCGCCAACATCGACGGATTGGCCGAGTTGCCGCGGCTGCTGGCGCTGCTGGCCGCGCGGACCGGCACGCTCCTCAACTTCTCCGAGCTCTCCCGCAGCAGCACCCTCCCCCAGAGCACCCTCAAGCGCTACATGGCCCTGCTGGAGATGACGTTCCTGGTGGGGACGGTCCCCGCGTGGTCGGGAAACCTGGGGAAGCGGCTGACCAAGTCGCCGAAGGTGCTGCTCTGCGACACCGGGCTCGCGGCCTACCTGCTGGGGCTGGA contains:
- a CDS encoding ATP-binding protein, whose product is MVLLNGARQVGKSTLVQSLDSDAFSARYLTLDDASVLSAARTATEDFVAGLDGSTILDEVQRAPELFVALKAAVDRERRAGRFLLTGSADVLMLPRVSESLAGRMEVLTLWPLSQGEIEGAREGFVDALFSGGALTLPADAAIGRDELARRVVSGGYPEVLARDAARRRRAWFGSYITTILQRDVRDIANIDGLAELPRLLALLAARTGTLLNFSELSRSSTLPQSTLKRYMALLEMTFLVGTVPAWSGNLGKRLTKSPKVLLCDTGLAAYLLGLDGPGGPDALSAFGGLLESFVAMEVRKQLAWSHAQPRLYHFRTQADQEVDL